The Sinomonas sp. P10A9 genome includes a window with the following:
- a CDS encoding 2'-5' RNA ligase family protein → MPELQDGREASPEAAAPSGSPLVGVILEFPDRIAEDLRGWRESFGDSLADLIPAHITLVTTTETDDWEATERHVRAVASRMHPFRVRLQGTGSFRPVSPVVYVNVAEGFDECVRLHRELQKGPLARALQFPYHPHVTVAHDLQPERLDEAQNALKSYSESFTVASMGLYEHDSDGLWQLKEELDFGTRPEVPREGKHEG, encoded by the coding sequence GCCCGCTTGTCGGCGTGATTCTCGAGTTTCCCGACCGGATCGCCGAGGACCTGCGGGGATGGCGCGAATCCTTCGGTGACAGCCTCGCCGACCTCATCCCCGCGCACATCACCCTCGTGACAACGACGGAGACCGACGACTGGGAGGCCACCGAGCGGCACGTGCGCGCCGTGGCGTCCCGTATGCACCCCTTCAGGGTGAGACTGCAGGGCACGGGGTCGTTCCGCCCGGTCTCCCCGGTCGTGTACGTCAACGTGGCCGAGGGCTTCGACGAGTGCGTGCGGCTCCACCGCGAATTGCAGAAGGGGCCGCTCGCACGCGCCCTCCAGTTCCCCTACCACCCGCACGTCACGGTGGCGCATGATCTCCAGCCAGAGCGGCTGGACGAGGCGCAGAATGCGCTGAAGTCCTACAGCGAGTCCTTCACTGTGGCTAGCATGGGCCTGTACGAGCACGATTCCGACGGGTTATGGCAGCTGAAGGAAGAGCTTGACTTTGGTACGCGACCGGAAGTTCCCCGCGAAGGGAAGCACGAAGGCTAG
- a CDS encoding YihY/virulence factor BrkB family protein, with protein sequence MTLVRDRKFPAKGSTKARRDDEPPLPTERALLKLEVIHKRQALGRARRDGSLPKTALAALLWLVARLKAFRPMRAWTHYSLQHGPLMSAGIGFNMFFSIFGLLATGFSLAALVLAGNPDLVDQVVHSVAKAAPGLLKVDGSDGLVDPKTLLNPTGIGVTAVIAILVTLFSSLGWITSLRDGLRGVVGVPPLKGNPIIVKVRDIGTLLLLGVLLVLTSAVSVAFTSAVHFLAGLLGIDGAFVAPVGWLIGLLIPLVLNVLTALILFRLAGGLKLSRRALFEGTLLAGIGSSVLQAFSTQLLARAGANPLLAPFAIIIGLLIWFNLVSQVYLVSAAWSAIREADLAAATPKRVESFGSAHHVARPSAALTRANARSQTQHESALHGSSPNASAPVAVPATHDGARQAPGEGRRRASGPFAWLGSLRRRKDEVPTG encoded by the coding sequence TTGACTTTGGTACGCGACCGGAAGTTCCCCGCGAAGGGAAGCACGAAGGCTAGGCGCGACGACGAACCGCCCCTGCCCACAGAACGGGCGCTGCTCAAGCTCGAGGTGATCCACAAGCGGCAGGCGCTCGGCCGGGCCCGCCGTGATGGAAGCCTGCCGAAGACCGCGCTGGCCGCACTCCTGTGGCTCGTGGCCAGGCTCAAGGCCTTCCGGCCCATGCGCGCGTGGACTCACTACAGTCTCCAGCACGGTCCGCTCATGAGTGCCGGCATCGGCTTCAATATGTTCTTCTCGATCTTCGGGCTTCTGGCCACGGGCTTCTCCTTGGCCGCGCTCGTCCTGGCCGGGAACCCTGATCTCGTCGACCAAGTGGTGCACAGCGTCGCGAAGGCCGCGCCCGGCCTCCTGAAGGTAGACGGCTCGGACGGGCTCGTCGACCCCAAGACCCTGCTGAACCCCACGGGTATCGGGGTCACGGCCGTCATCGCGATCCTCGTGACCCTGTTCTCCTCACTGGGCTGGATCACGAGCCTGCGGGACGGGCTGCGCGGCGTGGTGGGCGTCCCTCCGCTCAAGGGCAACCCCATCATTGTCAAGGTCCGCGATATCGGAACGCTCCTGCTCCTGGGCGTCCTGCTCGTGCTGACCTCCGCAGTGAGTGTTGCGTTCACCTCGGCCGTGCATTTCCTCGCCGGCCTGCTGGGGATCGACGGCGCATTCGTCGCCCCGGTCGGGTGGCTGATCGGCCTCCTCATTCCGCTCGTGCTCAACGTGCTCACGGCGCTCATCCTCTTCCGGCTCGCGGGCGGCCTCAAGCTCAGCCGCCGCGCGCTCTTCGAGGGGACGCTCCTCGCGGGGATCGGGTCATCGGTGCTCCAGGCCTTCAGCACGCAGCTCCTCGCGAGGGCCGGCGCGAACCCGCTCCTGGCACCCTTCGCGATCATCATCGGCCTGCTCATCTGGTTCAACCTCGTGAGCCAGGTGTATCTCGTCTCCGCGGCGTGGAGCGCGATCCGTGAGGCGGACCTCGCCGCCGCAACCCCGAAGCGCGTTGAATCCTTCGGATCGGCGCACCACGTGGCGCGTCCCTCGGCTGCGCTCACCCGTGCGAACGCCAGGTCCCAGACCCAGCACGAGTCGGCCCTGCATGGGTCCTCCCCGAACGCATCAGCCCCGGTGGCAGTGCCGGCCACGCACGACGGCGCGCGGCAGGCGCCGGGCGAGGGTCGCCGTCGAGCATCGGGTCCCTTCGCGTGGCTCGGCAGCCTGCGGCGTCGCAAGGACGAGGTCCCCACCGGCTGA
- a CDS encoding succinate dehydrogenase iron-sulfur subunit, producing MSAPTVEPASKVELPASVGGGGEIPTFDVTLRVRRYDPEVSEESSWEEFKLTMYGTDRVLDALHKVKWEQDGSLSFRRSCAHGVCGSDAMRINGRNRLACKTLLKDLDTSKPILVEPIKGLPVEKDLIVDMEPFFQSYREIMPFLISKGHEPTKERLQSAEERERFDDTTKCILCAACTSSCPVFWTDGQYFGPAAIVNAHRFIFDSRDDAGDMRLEILNDKEGVWRCRTTFNCTEACPRGIQVTQAIAEVKQAILTRKV from the coding sequence ATGAGTGCCCCAACCGTAGAGCCCGCCTCCAAGGTCGAGCTGCCCGCAAGCGTGGGCGGCGGGGGCGAGATCCCCACGTTCGACGTGACGCTCCGTGTGCGCCGCTACGACCCCGAGGTCTCCGAGGAGTCCTCGTGGGAAGAGTTCAAGCTCACCATGTACGGGACGGACCGTGTGCTCGACGCGCTGCACAAGGTCAAGTGGGAGCAGGACGGATCGCTCTCGTTCCGCCGCTCGTGTGCACACGGCGTGTGCGGCTCGGATGCCATGCGCATCAACGGCCGCAACCGTCTGGCCTGCAAGACGCTCCTCAAGGACCTCGACACGTCCAAGCCGATCCTGGTGGAGCCCATCAAGGGCCTCCCGGTCGAGAAGGACCTGATCGTGGACATGGAGCCCTTCTTCCAGTCCTACCGCGAGATCATGCCGTTCCTCATCTCCAAGGGCCACGAGCCGACCAAGGAGCGCCTGCAGTCCGCCGAGGAGCGCGAGCGGTTCGACGACACGACCAAGTGCATCCTGTGCGCCGCGTGCACGTCGTCCTGCCCGGTGTTCTGGACGGACGGGCAGTACTTCGGCCCGGCCGCGATCGTCAACGCGCACCGCTTCATCTTCGACTCGCGCGACGATGCCGGTGATATGCGCCTCGAGATCCTCAATGACAAGGAAGGCGTGTGGCGCTGCCGCACGACCTTCAACTGCACCGAGGCATGCCCCCGCGGCATTCAGGTGACGCAGGCGATCGCCGAGGTCAAGCAGGCCATCCTGACCCGCAAGGTCTGA
- the sdhA gene encoding succinate dehydrogenase flavoprotein subunit — MQVHKYDVVIVGAGGAGMRAAIESGQRARTAVLTKLYPTRSHTGAAQGGMCAALANVEEDNWEWHTFDTVKGGDYLVDQDAAEVMAKEAIDAVLDLEKMGLPFNRTPEGRIDQRRFGGHTRDHGKAPVRRACYAADRTGHMILQTLYQNCVKHNVEFYNEYYVLDLLVVEEDATRADGTPFKQKRVAGVVSYDLASGELHVFQAKSVIFATGGAGKVFKTTSNAHTLTGDGMGIAFRRGIPLEDMEFIQFHPTGLAGLGILLSEAARGEGAILRNSEGERFMERYAPTIKDLAPRDIVARSMANEVREGRGAGPNKDYVLLDLTHLEPAHIDAKLPDITEFARTYLGVEPYTEPVPVFPTAHYIMGGVPTNIKGEVLQDNDTIIPGLYAAGEVACVSVHGSNRLGTNSLLDINVFGKRSGINAAEYAKTAEYVEIPEDPAAETVALLDAVRTASGTERIAAIRSDLQETMDANMQVFRTADSIAQALSDIATLRERYRNISIQDKGKRFNLDLLEAVELGFLLDLAEAMTVAALHRKESRGGHYREDFPDRDDANWMKHTMLYKDDAAETEGIKGLRFGTKPVIFTRYEPMERKY, encoded by the coding sequence ATGCAGGTCCACAAATACGATGTGGTGATCGTCGGCGCCGGTGGCGCCGGCATGCGGGCGGCGATCGAGTCCGGCCAACGGGCCCGTACCGCCGTGCTGACCAAGCTGTACCCCACCCGGTCGCACACGGGAGCCGCCCAGGGCGGCATGTGCGCGGCACTCGCCAACGTCGAGGAAGACAACTGGGAGTGGCACACGTTCGACACCGTCAAGGGCGGCGACTACCTCGTCGACCAGGACGCCGCGGAGGTCATGGCCAAGGAGGCCATTGACGCCGTACTGGACCTTGAGAAGATGGGCCTGCCGTTCAACCGGACCCCCGAGGGCCGGATCGACCAGCGCCGCTTCGGCGGGCACACCCGTGACCACGGCAAGGCGCCCGTGCGGCGCGCGTGCTACGCCGCTGACCGCACCGGTCACATGATCCTCCAGACGCTTTACCAGAACTGCGTCAAGCACAACGTCGAGTTCTACAACGAGTACTACGTGCTCGACCTGCTCGTGGTCGAAGAGGACGCAACCCGCGCGGACGGCACCCCCTTCAAGCAGAAGCGCGTGGCCGGCGTCGTGAGCTACGACCTCGCCTCGGGTGAGCTCCACGTCTTCCAGGCGAAGTCCGTCATCTTCGCAACGGGCGGTGCAGGCAAGGTCTTCAAGACCACCTCGAACGCCCACACCCTGACGGGCGACGGCATGGGCATCGCGTTCCGCCGGGGAATCCCGCTCGAGGACATGGAGTTCATCCAGTTCCACCCGACGGGCCTCGCGGGCCTCGGCATCCTCCTCTCGGAAGCCGCCCGTGGCGAAGGCGCGATCCTGCGCAACTCCGAGGGTGAGCGCTTCATGGAGCGCTACGCGCCGACCATCAAGGACCTCGCGCCGCGCGACATCGTGGCCCGTTCGATGGCCAATGAGGTCCGTGAGGGCCGCGGCGCGGGGCCGAACAAGGACTACGTGCTCCTCGACCTGACGCACCTCGAGCCCGCGCACATCGACGCGAAGCTCCCGGACATCACCGAGTTCGCCCGCACGTACCTCGGCGTCGAGCCCTACACGGAGCCGGTCCCGGTGTTCCCGACAGCGCACTACATCATGGGCGGCGTGCCGACCAACATCAAGGGCGAGGTCCTCCAGGACAACGACACGATCATCCCGGGCCTGTACGCCGCGGGCGAGGTCGCGTGCGTGTCGGTCCACGGCTCCAACCGCCTCGGCACCAACTCGCTGCTCGACATCAACGTCTTCGGCAAGCGCTCCGGCATCAACGCCGCCGAGTACGCCAAGACCGCCGAGTATGTCGAGATCCCTGAGGACCCGGCTGCCGAGACCGTCGCCCTGCTCGACGCAGTCCGCACCGCCTCCGGCACCGAGCGGATCGCCGCGATCCGCTCGGACCTGCAGGAGACCATGGACGCGAACATGCAGGTGTTCCGCACTGCCGACTCGATCGCCCAGGCGCTCTCCGACATCGCGACGCTGCGCGAGCGCTACAGGAACATCAGCATCCAGGACAAGGGCAAGCGCTTCAACCTCGATCTCCTCGAGGCCGTGGAGCTCGGCTTCCTCCTGGACCTCGCCGAGGCCATGACCGTTGCGGCCCTGCACCGCAAGGAGTCTCGCGGTGGCCACTACCGCGAGGACTTCCCAGACCGCGACGACGCCAACTGGATGAAGCACACCATGCTCTACAAGGACGACGCCGCGGAAACCGAAGGCATCAAGGGCCTCCGCTTCGGCACGAAGCCCGTGATCTTCACCCGTTACGAGCCGATGGAGCGTAAGTACTGA
- a CDS encoding succinate dehydrogenase hydrophobic membrane anchor subunit, which translates to MSTAPEIRAPRTTSATGRIAPQYKRSGGSKSQFEMLAWLFMRLSGVVLVVLIFGHLTVNLLLGQGVHGIDFGFVAGKWADPFWQVWDLAMLWLAMLHGTNGVRTIINDYAERDSVRFWLKMVLFAASAVIVILGTLVIFTFDPCPHGITTGLPDFCPAA; encoded by the coding sequence ATGAGCACAGCACCTGAAATCCGCGCGCCGCGCACTACCTCCGCCACCGGACGCATCGCCCCGCAGTACAAGCGCTCGGGCGGCTCCAAGAGCCAGTTCGAGATGCTTGCGTGGCTGTTCATGCGCCTCTCCGGCGTGGTCCTCGTGGTCCTCATCTTCGGCCACCTCACGGTGAACCTGCTGCTGGGCCAGGGTGTCCACGGCATCGACTTCGGCTTCGTGGCGGGCAAGTGGGCCGATCCGTTCTGGCAGGTCTGGGACCTCGCGATGCTCTGGCTTGCGATGCTCCACGGCACGAACGGCGTCCGCACGATCATCAACGACTACGCCGAACGCGACTCCGTCCGCTTCTGGCTGAAGATGGTCCTGTTCGCGGCGAGCGCCGTCATCGTCATCCTCGGCACGCTCGTGATCTTCACGTTCGATCCGTGTCCGCATGGGATCACGACCGGACTCCCCGACTTCTGCCCCGCGGCGTAA
- the sdhC gene encoding succinate dehydrogenase, cytochrome b556 subunit, translating to MPTKPAGTLYRGREGMWSWVVHRITGVVIFFFLLVHVLDTSLVRVSPDVYTAVIGEYKNPLMALGETGLVAAILFHAFNGLRVILVDFWKSGPKYQRQMLWTVVVIWVIAFAGFAIRHLSLSLGAH from the coding sequence GTGCCGACAAAACCAGCTGGCACCCTGTACCGCGGCCGTGAAGGCATGTGGTCTTGGGTGGTACACCGGATTACCGGTGTCGTGATTTTCTTCTTCTTGTTGGTGCACGTCCTCGACACCTCGCTCGTGCGGGTGTCCCCCGACGTGTACACCGCCGTCATCGGCGAATACAAGAACCCGCTCATGGCCCTCGGAGAGACCGGCCTCGTCGCCGCGATCCTCTTCCACGCCTTCAACGGCCTCCGCGTGATCCTCGTGGACTTTTGGAAGAGCGGCCCGAAGTACCAGCGCCAGATGCTCTGGACGGTCGTCGTCATCTGGGTCATCGCGTTCGCGGGCTTCGCCATCCGCCACCTCTCACTCTCGCTGGGAGCCCACTGA